A single Pseudoxanthomonas sp. DNA region contains:
- a CDS encoding methyl-accepting chemotaxis protein — protein sequence MAAIEDRQAERAASEGTLPDAPVGLVRLDAAARVVAANRAAWDLLALSPDALLGQPCEQLWGLPVAVLNDEEGTWCAPGNDPARRIRYQADRDGEGWLLSLPHPETAALLRDATRLAQGERPVAVTPPLRDLAQRLADAATERALLERIGGLLGGCDLDLALPDAQAAHPLSRQIAAGFGNLAEAIRQAVALSVQVAAEVPHLVGDNDELLTQSQAQVTALDTVLDITRRLLQGLKGAGEELQAVIAVAASADASARQGVAAARQLGDAMREVERRSARAGDVIEVIDAVAFQTNILSINASIEAARAGPAGRGFAVVATEIRRLAEQAATAARDVRVILDESGRALTESAASAEATGEVLVGIGDLLARASQAMESVVERVSAQDQEVIAIDAAVDRVAALSRSNLEHADQVAARGTALAQGTDTLRDCVGLFRLPADPLGHRRHARVRDLAQDAAVRIGEALALALGHGRIGEDALFSRDYAPIPGIEPAKFTTPFDALCDELLPPLQEPVAARHPWIVFAICANPDGYVPTHNLRFTQPLTGDRAQDLVGNRTKRIFADRVGRSVGAHTDPYRLQVYRRDTGQIMFDLSVPVFVAGRHWGGFRVGYTLE from the coding sequence ATGGCAGCGATCGAAGACAGGCAGGCCGAGCGCGCGGCCAGTGAAGGCACCCTGCCGGATGCGCCGGTGGGACTGGTGCGCCTGGACGCGGCCGCCCGCGTGGTGGCCGCCAATCGCGCCGCCTGGGACCTGCTCGCCTTGTCGCCGGATGCGTTGCTGGGCCAACCCTGCGAACAGCTGTGGGGTCTGCCTGTCGCCGTGCTGAACGACGAAGAAGGCACCTGGTGCGCGCCGGGCAACGATCCTGCCCGCCGCATCCGCTACCAGGCCGACCGCGATGGCGAAGGCTGGCTGCTGTCGCTCCCGCACCCGGAGACCGCCGCGCTGCTGCGCGACGCCACGCGACTGGCCCAGGGCGAGCGTCCCGTCGCGGTGACGCCTCCGCTGCGCGACCTGGCGCAGCGCCTGGCCGATGCCGCGACCGAACGCGCATTGCTGGAGCGCATCGGCGGCCTGCTGGGCGGTTGCGATCTCGATCTGGCCTTGCCGGATGCACAGGCCGCGCATCCGCTGTCGCGGCAGATCGCCGCCGGCTTCGGCAACCTGGCCGAGGCGATCCGGCAGGCCGTGGCGCTGTCGGTGCAGGTGGCGGCGGAAGTGCCTCACCTGGTCGGCGACAACGACGAACTGCTGACGCAATCGCAGGCGCAGGTGACGGCGCTCGACACCGTGCTCGACATCACGCGCCGCCTGCTGCAGGGACTGAAGGGCGCAGGCGAAGAGCTGCAGGCGGTCATTGCCGTCGCCGCCAGCGCCGACGCCAGTGCACGCCAGGGCGTCGCCGCCGCACGCCAGCTCGGCGATGCGATGCGCGAAGTCGAGCGCCGTTCCGCGCGCGCCGGCGACGTCATCGAAGTCATCGACGCCGTCGCATTCCAGACCAACATCCTGTCGATCAATGCCAGCATCGAAGCGGCGCGCGCGGGACCGGCGGGGCGCGGTTTCGCCGTGGTCGCCACCGAAATCCGCCGGCTGGCCGAACAGGCGGCAACGGCGGCGCGTGACGTGCGGGTGATCCTGGACGAAAGCGGGCGTGCGCTGACCGAGAGCGCGGCCTCGGCCGAAGCGACCGGCGAGGTGCTGGTCGGCATCGGCGACCTGCTGGCGCGCGCCAGCCAGGCGATGGAATCCGTGGTCGAGCGCGTCTCCGCGCAGGATCAGGAAGTCATCGCGATCGATGCCGCCGTCGATCGGGTGGCTGCCCTCAGTCGCAGCAACCTGGAGCACGCGGACCAGGTCGCCGCGCGCGGTACCGCGCTGGCGCAGGGCACCGATACGTTGCGGGACTGCGTCGGCCTGTTCCGCCTGCCGGCCGATCCCCTCGGGCATCGTCGCCACGCGCGCGTCCGCGATCTCGCGCAGGACGCCGCCGTGCGGATCGGTGAAGCGCTGGCGCTGGCGCTGGGTCACGGACGCATCGGTGAAGACGCGCTCTTTTCGCGCGACTACGCGCCCATCCCCGGCATCGAGCCAGCCAAGTTCACTACGCCGTTCGACGCGCTCTGCGACGAACTGCTGCCGCCGCTGCAGGAACCCGTGGCGGCGCGGCATCCGTGGATCGTGTTCGCCATCTGCGCCAATCCCGACGGCTACGTGCCCACGCACAACCTGCGCTTCACCCAGCCGCTGACCGGCGACCGCGCGCAGGACCTGGTCGGCAACCGCACCAAGCGCATCTTCGCCGACCGCGTCGGCCGCAGTGTCGGCGCCCATACCGACCCGTACCGCCTGCAGGTCTACCGGCGCGACACCGGCCAGATCATGTTCGACCTGTCCGTCCCCGTCTTCGTCGCCGGCCGCCACTGGGGCGGCTTCCGCGTGGGCTACACGCTGGAATGA
- a CDS encoding ion channel, producing MTTPLRWLRWLVTARRHPCAFLLIVQLAGILLYPIMEDTQAGRALFGAFGILVLALALWVVNRSTAVNWVAWSLAIPSVVLSVFAAVFDMQALWVYAHLLESGLYFYTAGSLIAYMLQDHSVTSDELFAAGATFTLLAWAFAFAFSVCQQWYPGSFTAAVDPQSPRSWMELLFLSFSLLSGVGLSDVVPILPQARALVMLEQFAGVMYIAVVVSRLIGLTILKSPARKVE from the coding sequence GTGACGACGCCCTTGCGCTGGCTGCGCTGGCTGGTGACCGCGCGGCGGCATCCCTGCGCGTTCCTGCTGATCGTGCAGCTGGCGGGCATCCTGCTGTACCCGATCATGGAAGACACGCAGGCCGGCCGCGCGCTGTTCGGCGCGTTCGGCATCCTGGTGCTGGCGCTGGCCCTGTGGGTGGTCAACCGCAGCACGGCGGTGAACTGGGTCGCGTGGTCGCTGGCCATTCCCTCCGTCGTGCTGTCGGTGTTCGCCGCCGTCTTCGACATGCAGGCGCTGTGGGTCTACGCCCACCTGCTGGAAAGCGGCCTGTACTTCTACACCGCCGGCAGCCTGATCGCGTACATGCTGCAGGACCATTCGGTGACCAGCGACGAACTGTTCGCGGCGGGCGCGACCTTCACGCTGCTGGCGTGGGCGTTCGCGTTCGCCTTTTCGGTCTGCCAGCAGTGGTATCCGGGCAGCTTCACCGCGGCCGTCGACCCGCAGTCGCCGCGCAGCTGGATGGAGCTGCTGTTCCTCAGCTTCAGCCTGCTGTCGGGCGTGGGCCTGAGCGACGTGGTGCCGATCCTGCCGCAGGCGCGTGCGCTGGTGATGCTGGAGCAGTTCGCCGGCGTGATGTACATCGCCGTGGTGGTGTCGCGGCTGATCGGACTGACCATCCTGAAATCGCCCGCCCGCAAAGTGGAGTGA
- a CDS encoding phosphate/phosphite/phosphonate ABC transporter substrate-binding protein, whose protein sequence is MRVRFVLVLLFALAGLHVSAKEDQHTPWVVATYAYPERDRLAAIQPLADYLAKRGRHPVQVKVFPSPTALVQAMRDGQVDVAVPNLHGYLQARRDIAQVTTLPVPQVPALQADRYRAVLVARDAASLAEVQAKAGSLRLALVGRDSASGGFVPAQYLRQQALDPATAFASVIHAGSHAAALQAVVDGRAEVAALAGDVYDASRPDGIRELWRSDPIPPGPLVCRATTDVPCQAIAAWLLDAHREEPAVMAALRMGWPEFGDATVFVPADAARLSQVTLVQD, encoded by the coding sequence ATGCGCGTTCGCTTTGTCCTGGTCCTGCTGTTCGCCTTGGCGGGCCTTCACGTCTCCGCCAAGGAGGACCAGCACACGCCGTGGGTGGTCGCCACCTACGCCTATCCCGAGCGCGACCGCCTTGCCGCGATCCAGCCGTTGGCCGACTACCTGGCGAAGCGTGGCCGCCATCCGGTGCAGGTGAAGGTGTTCCCGTCCCCGACCGCGCTGGTGCAGGCGATGCGCGACGGCCAGGTCGATGTCGCGGTGCCCAACCTGCATGGCTACCTGCAGGCGCGGCGCGACATCGCGCAGGTCACCACGTTGCCGGTCCCGCAGGTGCCGGCGTTGCAGGCGGATCGCTACCGAGCGGTGCTGGTGGCGCGCGATGCCGCATCGCTCGCGGAGGTTCAGGCGAAGGCCGGCAGCCTGCGGCTGGCGCTGGTCGGTCGCGATTCGGCGTCCGGTGGCTTCGTGCCGGCGCAGTATCTGCGCCAACAGGCGCTGGATCCGGCGACGGCATTCGCGTCGGTCATCCATGCGGGTTCGCATGCGGCCGCCTTGCAGGCGGTCGTCGACGGGCGTGCGGAGGTGGCGGCGCTGGCGGGCGACGTCTACGACGCGTCGCGCCCCGACGGTATCCGCGAACTGTGGCGCTCCGATCCCATCCCGCCGGGGCCGTTGGTGTGCCGCGCGACGACCGACGTACCGTGCCAGGCGATCGCTGCCTGGCTGCTGGACGCGCATCGCGAGGAGCCGGCCGTGATGGCCGCCCTGCGCATGGGCTGGCCCGAATTCGGCGACGCCACGGTCTTCGTTCCCGCCGACGCTGCCCGCCTGTCCCAGGTGACGCTGGTCCAGGACTGA
- the thiC gene encoding phosphomethylpyrimidine synthase ThiC, giving the protein MNAIPKPATDLLQQTGQLSESVTRPIPGSRKIFVEGSRPDLQVPMREIALTQTPTLFGGEENPPVTVYDTSGPYTDPQARIDLAAGLPAVRARWIEERGDTEQLSALSSEFGRKREQDPKLDAVRFPNRVLPRRAKAGANVSQMHYARRGIVTPEMEYVAIRENQRLEAVREAHLLAQHPGESFGASIQKLITPEFVRDEIARGRAILPNNINHPESEPMIIGRNFLTKINANIGNSAVSSGIAEEVEKLVWSIRWGGDTVMDLSTGKHIHETREWIIRNSPVPIGTVPIYQALEKVDGRAEALTWEIFRDTLIEQAEQGVDYFTIHAGVLLRHVPLTAKRVTGIVSRGGSIMAKWCLAHHKENFLYTHFEDICEIMKAYDVAFSLGDGLRPGCIADANDAAQFGELEALGELTKIAWKHDVQCMIEGPGHVPMQLIKENMDKQLRECGEAPFYTLGPLTTDIAPGYDHITSAIGAAMIGWYGTAMLCYVTPKEHLGLPNRQDVRDGIMAYKIAAHAADLAKGHPGAQVRDNALSKARFEFRWEDQFHLGLDPEKAKEFHDETLPKDAHKLAHFCSMCGPHFCSMKITQDVRDYAAEHGVEEQAALEAGMAEKSAEFLAQGAQVYRQG; this is encoded by the coding sequence ATGAATGCCATTCCCAAGCCCGCCACCGACCTGCTGCAGCAGACCGGCCAGCTCTCCGAATCCGTCACGCGCCCGATCCCCGGGTCGCGCAAGATCTTCGTGGAAGGTTCGCGCCCCGACCTGCAGGTGCCGATGCGCGAGATCGCCCTGACGCAGACGCCGACGCTGTTCGGCGGCGAGGAGAATCCGCCGGTCACCGTCTACGACACCTCCGGTCCGTATACCGATCCGCAAGCGCGCATCGACCTGGCCGCGGGCCTGCCGGCGGTGCGCGCCCGGTGGATCGAGGAGCGCGGCGACACCGAGCAGCTCTCCGCGCTGAGCTCGGAGTTCGGCCGCAAGCGCGAGCAGGATCCCAAGCTCGATGCGGTGCGCTTCCCCAACCGCGTGCTGCCGCGCCGCGCCAAGGCCGGCGCCAACGTCAGCCAGATGCACTACGCGCGCCGCGGCATCGTCACGCCGGAGATGGAATACGTGGCCATCCGCGAAAACCAGCGGCTGGAGGCGGTGCGCGAAGCGCACCTGCTGGCGCAACACCCGGGCGAGAGTTTCGGCGCGAGCATCCAGAAGCTGATCACGCCGGAGTTCGTGCGCGACGAGATCGCCCGCGGCCGCGCCATCCTGCCCAACAACATCAACCATCCGGAAAGCGAGCCGATGATCATCGGCCGCAACTTCCTGACCAAGATCAACGCCAACATCGGCAACAGCGCGGTGTCCTCGGGCATCGCCGAAGAAGTCGAGAAGCTGGTCTGGTCGATCCGCTGGGGCGGCGACACGGTGATGGACCTGTCCACCGGCAAGCACATCCACGAGACGCGCGAGTGGATCATCCGCAACTCGCCGGTGCCGATCGGCACGGTGCCGATCTACCAGGCGCTGGAGAAGGTCGACGGTCGCGCCGAGGCACTGACCTGGGAGATCTTCCGCGACACGCTGATCGAACAGGCCGAACAGGGCGTGGACTACTTCACCATCCACGCCGGCGTGCTGCTGCGCCACGTACCGCTGACCGCCAAGCGCGTGACCGGCATCGTCTCGCGCGGCGGCTCGATCATGGCCAAGTGGTGCCTGGCGCACCACAAGGAGAACTTCCTCTACACGCACTTCGAGGACATCTGCGAGATCATGAAGGCCTACGACGTGGCCTTCTCGCTGGGCGACGGCCTGCGTCCGGGCTGCATCGCCGACGCCAACGACGCCGCCCAGTTCGGCGAGCTGGAAGCGCTGGGCGAGCTGACCAAGATCGCGTGGAAGCACGATGTGCAGTGCATGATCGAAGGCCCCGGCCACGTGCCGATGCAGCTGATCAAGGAGAACATGGACAAGCAGCTGCGCGAGTGCGGCGAGGCGCCGTTCTACACGCTCGGCCCGCTGACCACCGACATCGCGCCCGGTTACGACCACATCACCAGCGCCATCGGTGCGGCGATGATCGGCTGGTACGGCACGGCGATGCTCTGCTACGTGACGCCGAAGGAGCACCTGGGCCTGCCCAACCGCCAGGACGTGCGCGACGGCATCATGGCCTACAAGATCGCCGCGCACGCGGCGGACCTGGCCAAGGGCCATCCCGGCGCGCAGGTGCGCGACAACGCGCTCAGCAAGGCGCGCTTCGAGTTCCGCTGGGAGGACCAGTTCCACCTGGGCCTGGATCCGGAGAAGGCCAAGGAATTCCACGACGAGACGCTGCCCAAGGACGCGCACAAGCTGGCGCACTTCTGCTCGATGTGCGGGCCGCACTTCTGCTCCATGAAGATCACCCAGGACGTGCGCGACTACGCGGCCGAGCACGGCGTGGAGGAGCAGGCGGCGCTCGAGGCCGGCATGGCGGAGAAGTCGGCGGAATTCCTGGCCCAGGGCGCGCAGGTGTATCGTCAGGGCTGA
- a CDS encoding winged helix-turn-helix domain-containing protein, with protein MRSPDSAAPPAGDRLKVGECLVDVPLREIHAPGARRPARITPKAMGVLRVLAENPSRVVTREALLAAVWPDTLPTNDVVTQAVTQLRKAFGERADGPRYIETIAKSGYRLLVDVQWLPRDAEQDPPAEQDAGGDASPASGSTEPASTPAMSADAATCHTLLFRRWGWGLGLGVLAIACVLAVLWWSGVPRPQIGAQDEVTALLPAARPYRLITSSPGFELSPTLSPDGSQVAYLSSMTEELAGTAILVQTTEPAQPRTLTFPPEGAWDTNPEWSPSGREIAFLRRSPGEDCRIMAVQASGGEPRVLGQCDPHNRPSFDWTPDGTGLVFSSPLSGDGEPGLRLLDLATGRWHALDYGATAQDVDTAPRFSPDGRWIAFIRNTPLGDLWRIPAGGGRAERLTHQRAELRGWDWTADGKAIVFGRRVDSHTRLYRLDLAARTISDLGIEDAQAPAIAAQSNQLAFVQRKPQFGLYRIGDAADGGARPLQRLFPSSGRDSLPSVAPDGRQIAFASDRSGEFALWWADMERPASLRLIEGIRPESRHLPAWSPDSGRLLVIGTDVRGHYGLHELDPASGQLRSLPVPVPAGDLLFATYMPDPGHLLVVAGSGDGQQAVLFDRRSTPWRRLASIEGVSFARPDLAQGRVLFTRLARDGLWQSDLGLTAASIRQVDGSRPASQRYRTWTVTEDGQIEYLEQLPGCYVSLRHIGVGRSHPSPRCLEATHLATVNGFSAHARERVTYVSMAVVDGSDIGFLSLDAAPPPDAGGFR; from the coding sequence ATGAGATCCCCCGACTCCGCCGCTCCACCGGCAGGCGATCGCCTGAAGGTGGGGGAATGCCTGGTTGATGTTCCGCTGCGTGAGATCCACGCGCCGGGTGCACGCAGGCCTGCGCGCATCACGCCGAAGGCGATGGGGGTGCTGCGCGTGCTGGCGGAGAACCCGTCGCGCGTGGTCACTCGCGAGGCGCTGCTGGCGGCCGTGTGGCCGGATACGCTGCCGACCAACGACGTGGTCACCCAGGCCGTCACCCAGTTGCGCAAGGCATTCGGCGAACGCGCGGACGGTCCCCGGTACATCGAGACGATCGCCAAGAGCGGCTATCGCCTGCTGGTGGACGTGCAATGGCTGCCGCGCGATGCCGAGCAGGATCCGCCAGCCGAACAGGACGCAGGGGGCGACGCTTCGCCGGCGTCCGGGTCGACGGAGCCGGCGTCCACGCCCGCCATGTCGGCCGATGCCGCCACCTGCCATACCCTGCTGTTCCGGCGCTGGGGATGGGGCCTGGGATTGGGCGTGCTGGCGATCGCATGCGTCCTGGCCGTGCTCTGGTGGTCGGGAGTTCCGCGGCCGCAGATCGGTGCGCAGGACGAGGTGACCGCGTTGCTGCCGGCGGCCAGGCCGTACCGGCTGATCACGTCGTCGCCGGGCTTCGAGCTGTCGCCGACCTTGTCGCCGGACGGCTCGCAGGTGGCGTACCTGTCCAGCATGACCGAGGAGCTGGCAGGCACGGCGATCCTGGTGCAGACCACCGAACCGGCCCAGCCGCGCACGCTCACGTTCCCGCCGGAAGGCGCCTGGGACACCAACCCCGAATGGTCGCCCAGCGGTCGCGAGATCGCCTTCCTGCGCCGCTCGCCCGGTGAGGACTGCCGCATCATGGCGGTGCAGGCCAGCGGCGGCGAACCGCGCGTGCTGGGCCAGTGCGACCCGCACAACCGGCCCTCGTTCGACTGGACGCCCGACGGCACCGGCCTGGTGTTCAGCAGTCCGCTGAGTGGCGACGGCGAGCCGGGCCTGCGGCTGCTGGATCTGGCCACCGGCCGGTGGCACGCGCTCGATTACGGCGCCACTGCGCAGGACGTGGACACGGCGCCGCGGTTCTCGCCGGACGGACGCTGGATCGCCTTCATCCGCAACACGCCGCTGGGCGACCTGTGGAGGATCCCCGCCGGTGGGGGGCGGGCCGAGCGCCTGACCCACCAGCGCGCCGAGCTGCGCGGCTGGGACTGGACCGCCGACGGCAAGGCCATCGTCTTCGGCCGTCGGGTGGACAGCCACACGCGCCTGTACCGGCTCGACCTCGCGGCGCGGACCATCAGCGACCTCGGCATCGAAGATGCCCAGGCGCCGGCCATCGCCGCGCAGTCCAACCAGCTGGCCTTCGTGCAGCGCAAGCCGCAGTTCGGCCTGTACCGCATCGGCGATGCGGCGGACGGTGGCGCGCGGCCCCTGCAGCGCCTGTTTCCGTCGTCGGGTCGCGATTCGCTGCCGTCGGTGGCGCCGGACGGGCGCCAGATCGCGTTCGCGTCCGACCGCTCGGGCGAATTCGCGCTGTGGTGGGCGGACATGGAGCGGCCCGCGTCCTTGCGGCTCATCGAAGGCATCCGTCCCGAGTCGCGCCACCTGCCGGCCTGGTCGCCGGACAGCGGGCGGCTGCTGGTCATCGGTACCGACGTCCGCGGCCACTACGGCCTGCACGAACTCGACCCCGCCAGCGGCCAGCTGCGTTCGCTGCCGGTCCCGGTGCCGGCCGGGGACCTGCTGTTCGCCACCTACATGCCGGACCCCGGCCACCTGCTGGTGGTCGCCGGCAGCGGCGACGGCCAGCAGGCGGTGCTGTTCGACCGCCGGAGCACGCCGTGGCGCCGGCTGGCGAGCATCGAAGGCGTGTCGTTCGCGCGCCCGGACCTGGCGCAGGGCAGGGTGCTGTTCACCCGGCTCGCCCGCGACGGCCTGTGGCAGTCGGACCTGGGCCTGACCGCCGCCAGCATCCGCCAGGTCGACGGCAGTCGTCCCGCCAGCCAGCGCTACCGGACCTGGACGGTGACCGAGGACGGCCAGATCGAATACCTCGAACAGTTGCCCGGATGCTACGTCAGCCTGCGCCACATCGGGGTCGGCCGCTCCCACCCATCGCCGCGCTGCCTGGAGGCGACCCACCTGGCGACCGTGAACGGATTCAGCGCACATGCGCGCGAACGTGTGACCTACGTCTCGATGGCCGTCGTGGACGGCTCCGACATCGGCTTCCTGTCGCTGGATGCCGCGCCGCCGCCGGACGCCGGAGGGTTCCGCTAA
- a CDS encoding DUF4136 domain-containing protein, translating into MARFARNAGRWMMAAAVLLLASCATGPRITSDVDPSANFGEYRSFAFYSPLAIEGQGYATLTSGRTKDAARRQMEARGYVYDETSPDLWVNLNAYMQEKTDVVNTPEVDYDYYYSYRARRYVAVPYWRDRTDVYKYTEGTLNVDLVDAKQNRLVWTGVAVGRVGRTKPEERGAKIDAAVAEIFLRYPYRAGSATPAATP; encoded by the coding sequence ATGGCCCGTTTCGCCCGCAATGCCGGCCGCTGGATGATGGCCGCCGCTGTCCTTCTCCTGGCGTCCTGCGCCACCGGCCCGCGGATCACCAGCGATGTCGATCCGTCCGCCAACTTCGGCGAGTACCGCAGCTTCGCCTTCTATTCGCCGCTGGCGATCGAAGGGCAGGGCTACGCCACGCTGACCAGCGGCCGGACCAAGGACGCCGCGCGCAGGCAGATGGAGGCGCGCGGCTACGTCTACGACGAGACCTCGCCGGACCTGTGGGTGAACCTCAATGCCTACATGCAGGAGAAGACCGACGTCGTGAACACGCCGGAGGTCGACTACGACTACTACTACAGCTACCGTGCGCGCCGCTATGTGGCGGTGCCCTACTGGCGCGACCGCACCGACGTCTACAAGTACACCGAGGGCACCTTGAACGTGGACCTGGTGGATGCCAAGCAGAACCGCCTGGTCTGGACCGGCGTCGCGGTCGGCCGCGTGGGCCGCACCAAGCCGGAAGAGCGCGGCGCGAAGATCGATGCGGCGGTGGCCGAGATTTTCCTGCGCTATCCGTACCGGGCCGGCAGCGCCACCCCGGCGGCCACGCCATGA